A window of the Rhizobium brockwellii genome harbors these coding sequences:
- the nusA gene encoding transcription termination factor NusA codes for MAVSANRLELLQIADAVAREKVIDREIVLAAMADAIQKAARSRYGTESNIRADINPKTGEIRLQRLLEVVEKAEDYSTQIPLELARDRNPDAALGDFIADPLPPMDFGRIAAQSAKQVIVQKVREAERDRQFDEFKDRVGEIVNGTVKRVEYGNVIVDLGRGEGIIRRDEMIPRENVRYGDRVRAYVYDVRREQRGPQIFLSRTHPQFMVKLFTMEVPEIYDGIIQVKSVARDPGSRAKIAVISNDSSIDPVGACVGMRGSRVQAVVGELQGEKIDIIPWSQDPATFVVNALQPAEVAKVVLDEDAERIEVVVPDEQLSLAIGRRGQNVRLASQLTGWDIDIMTEAEESERRQKEFNERTNLFMDSLDVDEMVGQVLASEGFAAVEELAYVDLDEISSIDGFDEETAQEIQQRAREFLERLEAEMDEKRKALGVQDELREINGMTAQMMVALGEDGIKSIEDFAGCAADDLVGWSERKNGETKKFEGLFSKFDVSRVEAEQMIVQARLSAGWITQEDLAKGTEEEVTEAEQEA; via the coding sequence ATGGCAGTCAGTGCGAACCGGCTCGAACTTCTGCAGATCGCAGATGCAGTGGCGCGCGAAAAAGTCATCGACCGCGAGATCGTGCTGGCCGCAATGGCCGATGCCATCCAGAAGGCGGCACGCTCCCGTTACGGCACCGAGTCCAACATCCGGGCCGACATCAATCCGAAGACCGGCGAAATCCGCCTGCAGCGCTTGCTCGAAGTCGTCGAGAAGGCCGAGGATTATTCGACGCAGATCCCGCTGGAGCTGGCCCGCGACCGCAACCCGGACGCCGCACTCGGCGATTTCATCGCCGATCCGCTGCCGCCGATGGATTTCGGCCGCATCGCCGCACAGTCGGCCAAGCAGGTGATCGTCCAGAAGGTGCGTGAAGCCGAGCGCGACCGCCAGTTCGACGAATTCAAGGATCGCGTCGGCGAAATCGTCAACGGTACCGTCAAGCGCGTCGAATACGGCAACGTCATCGTCGATCTCGGCCGTGGCGAAGGCATCATCCGCCGCGACGAAATGATCCCGCGCGAAAACGTCCGCTATGGCGATCGCGTCCGTGCCTATGTCTATGATGTCCGTCGCGAGCAGCGCGGCCCGCAGATCTTCCTGTCGCGCACGCATCCGCAATTCATGGTGAAGCTTTTCACCATGGAAGTGCCGGAGATCTACGACGGTATCATCCAGGTGAAGTCGGTCGCCCGCGACCCGGGTTCGCGCGCCAAGATCGCGGTGATCTCGAACGACAGTTCGATCGATCCGGTCGGTGCCTGCGTCGGTATGCGCGGCTCACGCGTTCAGGCCGTCGTCGGCGAGCTTCAGGGCGAAAAGATCGACATCATCCCGTGGAGCCAAGACCCGGCGACCTTCGTCGTTAACGCCCTGCAGCCGGCCGAAGTCGCCAAGGTCGTTCTCGATGAGGATGCCGAGCGCATCGAAGTCGTCGTTCCCGACGAGCAGCTGTCGCTTGCGATCGGCCGCCGCGGCCAGAACGTCCGCCTCGCCTCGCAGCTGACCGGCTGGGATATCGACATCATGACGGAAGCCGAGGAATCGGAGCGCCGCCAGAAGGAATTCAACGAGCGCACCAACCTGTTCATGGATTCGCTCGATGTCGACGAGATGGTCGGCCAGGTTCTGGCTTCGGAAGGTTTTGCCGCGGTTGAAGAACTGGCTTATGTCGATCTCGACGAAATCTCTTCGATCGACGGTTTCGACGAGGAGACGGCGCAGGAAATCCAGCAGCGTGCCCGCGAATTCCTCGAGCGTCTCGAAGCTGAGATGGACGAGAAGCGCAAAGCTCTCGGTGTCCAGGACGAACTGCGTGAAATCAACGGCATGACCGCCCAGATGATGGTGGCGCTCGGCGAAGACGGCATCAAGTCGATCGAGGACTTTGCCGGCTGCGCTGCCGACGATCTCGTCGGCTGGTCGGAACGCAAGAACGGCGAAACGAAGAAGTTCGAGGGCCTGTTCTCGAAGTTCGACGTCTCGCGCGTCGAAGCAGAACAGATGATCGTCCAGGCCCGCCTTTCGGCTGGCTGGATCACGCAAGAGGACCTGGCGAAGGGGACCGAAGAAGAGGTCACCGAAGCCGAACAAGAAGCATGA
- a CDS encoding MFS transporter codes for MRIYCRWRAITKAGEIVAYTSSTLAPLRHDTYRTIWFASLSSNFGGLIQAVGAAWMMTTITASEDMVALVQTSTALPIMLFSLISGALADNYDRRRVMLTAQCMMLTVSALLTASALLGWITPWLLLFFTFLIGCGTALNNPSWQASVGDMVPRADLPAAVTLNSMGFNITRSVGPAIGGVIVAAAGAAAAFAVNTLSYLALIYALLRWRPATPVSTLPREALGSAIFAGLRYVSMSPNLEKVLVRGLLFGIGASSILALLPVVALDLVAGGPLTYGFMLGAFGIGAIGGAVLNARLRQVLSSEIIIRLSFAGFALSAVIAAVSPSAVLTSAGLLVSGACWVSALSLFNTIVQLSTPRWVVGRALSLYQTVTFGGIAGGSWLWGVAADRYGVADALLMSSVVMLLGIAIGLRFSMPAFASLNLDPLNRFTEPALSLDITPRSGPIVIQVDYEIGDDDLAEFMELMGERRRIRIRDGARNWALMRDLENPSLWTETYHTPTWVEYIRHNQRRTQADAENTDRLRALHRGEGPLHVHRMIERQAIPPDNDVFHKAPIDLHH; via the coding sequence TTGCGCATATATTGCCGTTGGCGCGCAATAACAAAAGCGGGAGAAATCGTGGCCTACACTTCGTCGACATTGGCGCCTTTGCGGCACGATACCTACCGCACCATCTGGTTCGCGAGCCTATCTTCGAATTTCGGCGGCCTGATCCAGGCGGTCGGCGCCGCCTGGATGATGACGACGATCACCGCCTCGGAGGACATGGTCGCGCTGGTGCAGACCTCGACGGCGCTGCCGATCATGCTCTTTTCGCTGATATCGGGTGCGCTGGCCGACAATTATGACCGCCGGCGGGTGATGCTGACGGCGCAGTGCATGATGCTCACGGTCTCGGCGCTGTTGACGGCCTCAGCCCTTCTCGGCTGGATCACGCCCTGGCTGCTGCTCTTCTTCACCTTCCTGATCGGCTGTGGCACCGCGCTCAACAATCCCTCCTGGCAGGCCTCGGTCGGCGACATGGTGCCGCGTGCCGATCTGCCCGCAGCGGTCACGCTGAACAGCATGGGTTTCAACATCACCCGCAGCGTCGGCCCGGCGATCGGCGGCGTCATCGTCGCCGCTGCCGGCGCGGCTGCGGCCTTCGCGGTGAATACGCTGAGCTACCTCGCCCTGATCTATGCCCTGCTGCGCTGGCGGCCAGCCACGCCCGTCTCGACCTTGCCGCGCGAGGCGCTCGGCAGCGCCATTTTCGCCGGCCTGCGTTATGTCTCGATGTCGCCCAATCTCGAAAAGGTCCTTGTCAGAGGGCTACTCTTCGGCATCGGCGCCAGCTCGATCCTGGCGCTGCTGCCGGTCGTCGCCCTCGATCTCGTTGCCGGCGGGCCGCTGACCTATGGTTTCATGCTGGGCGCCTTCGGCATCGGCGCGATTGGCGGTGCGGTGCTGAATGCCAGGCTCCGCCAAGTGCTTTCCAGCGAGATAATCATCCGCCTCTCCTTTGCCGGCTTCGCATTGAGCGCGGTCATCGCAGCCGTGAGCCCGAGTGCCGTCCTCACTTCTGCCGGGCTGCTCGTTTCCGGCGCCTGCTGGGTCTCTGCACTTTCGCTCTTCAACACCATCGTCCAGCTTTCGACGCCGCGCTGGGTGGTCGGCCGGGCACTGTCGCTTTATCAGACCGTCACCTTCGGCGGCATCGCCGGCGGCAGCTGGCTGTGGGGCGTTGCCGCCGATCGCTACGGCGTCGCCGATGCGCTGCTGATGTCATCCGTCGTCATGCTGCTCGGCATCGCCATCGGCCTGCGTTTTTCGATGCCGGCCTTCGCCTCGCTCAATCTCGATCCGCTCAATCGCTTCACCGAGCCGGCCCTCAGTCTCGACATCACGCCACGCAGCGGCCCGATCGTCATCCAGGTCGATTACGAGATCGGAGATGATGATCTTGCCGAATTCATGGAATTGATGGGCGAACGCCGCCGTATCCGCATCCGCGACGGCGCCCGCAACTGGGCGCTGATGCGTGATCTCGAAAATCCCAGCCTTTGGACGGAAACCTACCATACGCCGACCTGGGTCGAATATATAAGACACAACCAGCGGCGCACGCAGGCCGATGCCGAAAACACCGACAGGCTTCGTGCGCTTCACCGCGGTGAAGGTCCGCTGCATGTCCACCGCATGATCGAACGCCAGGCCATTCCGCCTGATAACGACGTCTTCCACAAGGCGCCGATCGATCTGCATCATTGA
- the recR gene encoding recombination mediator RecR, which produces MAKRVTGPEIEKLIQLLAKVPGLGPRSARRAALHLIKKKDQLLGPLSNAMGEAYDKVKICSRCGNVDTVDPCIVCTDTQRDQSVIIVVEDVSDLWALERAGAMNAAYHVLGGTLSPLDGVGPDDLNIRGLIDRVGEGGIRELIIAVNATVEGQTTAHYITDQLQGLDVKITRLAHGVPVGGELDYLDEGTLAAALRARTVI; this is translated from the coding sequence ATGGCAAAACGAGTCACCGGACCCGAAATCGAAAAACTCATCCAGCTTCTGGCAAAGGTGCCGGGCCTTGGGCCTCGCTCGGCGCGCCGGGCGGCACTGCATCTGATCAAGAAGAAGGATCAACTGCTAGGCCCGCTGTCGAATGCAATGGGCGAGGCGTATGACAAGGTGAAGATCTGCTCGCGCTGCGGCAATGTCGATACGGTCGACCCCTGCATTGTCTGCACCGACACGCAACGCGATCAATCCGTCATCATCGTCGTCGAGGACGTCTCTGATCTCTGGGCGCTGGAGCGGGCAGGCGCGATGAACGCCGCCTATCACGTGCTCGGCGGCACGCTGTCGCCGCTCGACGGGGTCGGTCCTGACGATCTCAATATTCGCGGGCTGATCGACAGGGTCGGCGAAGGCGGCATCCGGGAACTGATCATCGCGGTCAATGCCACGGTCGAGGGACAGACGACGGCGCATTACATCACCGACCAGTTGCAGGGGCTCGATGTGAAGATCACGCGGCTGGCGCATGGCGTGCCTGTTGGCGGCGAACTCGACTATCTCGACGAGGGCACGCTTGCGGCGGCACTTCGGGCGCGGACGGTGATATGA
- the nudC gene encoding NAD(+) diphosphatase, with protein MSHSLFDSDVPHPEPSNLTAFAANDLNRDSEHRDEQSVEKALAKEGTHIFAFAGDKLVLKHDGQVLDPLFARYELQGLQPKWDETVLLGYRKTGEPRLAVPVGIDVDDLTSQYKPADGRTLFREMLIDEVLLGEFAQAASLIRWNGDNRFCGRCGSAMEIHIGGYKRICAACEHMIFPRTDPVVIMLTVDEQRDLCLLGRSPHFAPGMYSCLAGFLEPGETIENAVRRETLEESGIRTGRIRYHASQPWPMPHSLMIGCYAEAKSTEISRDETELEDCRWFTREETIEMLERPSATGKASPPKGAIAHRLMRDWVEWKR; from the coding sequence ATGAGTCATTCGCTTTTCGATTCGGATGTGCCGCATCCGGAACCCAGCAATCTCACGGCCTTTGCCGCCAACGACCTCAACCGCGATTCCGAGCATCGCGATGAACAATCCGTCGAAAAGGCGCTGGCCAAGGAAGGCACCCATATCTTTGCCTTCGCGGGGGATAAGCTGGTGCTGAAGCATGACGGCCAGGTGCTCGACCCGCTCTTTGCCCGCTATGAGCTGCAGGGATTGCAGCCGAAGTGGGATGAAACGGTGCTTCTCGGCTACCGCAAGACCGGCGAGCCACGCCTTGCCGTTCCCGTCGGCATCGATGTCGACGACCTCACCAGCCAGTACAAGCCTGCCGACGGCCGCACGCTGTTTCGCGAAATGCTGATCGACGAGGTGTTGCTCGGCGAATTCGCCCAGGCCGCGAGCCTCATCCGCTGGAACGGTGACAACCGCTTCTGCGGCCGCTGCGGCTCGGCGATGGAGATCCACATCGGCGGCTACAAGCGCATCTGCGCCGCCTGCGAGCACATGATCTTCCCCCGCACCGACCCCGTCGTCATCATGCTGACGGTTGACGAGCAGCGCGACCTCTGCCTGCTCGGCCGCAGCCCGCATTTTGCGCCCGGCATGTATTCCTGTCTTGCCGGCTTCCTCGAACCCGGCGAGACCATCGAGAACGCCGTGCGCCGCGAAACGCTGGAGGAATCGGGCATCCGCACCGGCCGTATCCGCTACCACGCCTCGCAGCCCTGGCCGATGCCGCATTCCCTGATGATCGGCTGTTACGCCGAGGCGAAATCCACCGAAATCAGCCGCGACGAGACCGAGCTGGAGGATTGCCGCTGGTTTACCCGCGAGGAAACGATCGAGATGCTGGAACGCCCGAGCGCGACAGGCAAGGCCTCGCCGCCGAAAGGGGCGATCGCCCACCGCCTGATGCGCGACTGGGTGGAGTGGAAGCGATAG
- a CDS encoding MOSC domain-containing protein: protein MKILALCTGNPERLPGKSYKTGIFKHAVNGAVMIDAEGLVGDAICNRKHHGGVDQAVYIEGSLTLDWWAQELGRPYEAGTFGENMVISDLDNRDAAVGDRFLAGDLILEVTSCRMPCATFAARMADPKFVKRYTAAARPGIYCRVIRGGVAEPGMPMEYMSFSGDKITMPELMETFGRRLQGADRARYLSAPIHYKLRAMLESPGDEAH from the coding sequence ATGAAAATCCTGGCCTTGTGCACCGGCAATCCCGAAAGACTGCCGGGCAAGAGCTACAAGACCGGCATCTTCAAACATGCCGTCAATGGCGCCGTGATGATCGATGCCGAAGGTCTTGTCGGCGATGCGATCTGCAACCGCAAACACCATGGCGGCGTCGACCAGGCTGTTTATATCGAGGGATCGCTGACGCTCGACTGGTGGGCGCAGGAGCTGGGCCGACCCTACGAGGCCGGTACTTTCGGCGAGAACATGGTGATATCAGATCTGGACAATCGCGACGCCGCCGTCGGCGACCGTTTCCTCGCCGGCGATCTCATCCTCGAAGTCACATCATGTCGTATGCCCTGTGCCACCTTCGCCGCCAGGATGGCCGATCCGAAATTCGTCAAGCGTTACACCGCCGCCGCCCGTCCCGGCATCTATTGCCGCGTCATCCGGGGCGGCGTAGCCGAGCCCGGGATGCCAATGGAATATATGTCTTTTTCGGGAGATAAGATTACGATGCCCGAGCTAATGGAGACCTTCGGCCGAAGGCTTCAGGGCGCAGATCGGGCGCGATATCTCTCGGCCCCAATTCACTACAAGCTTCGGGCCATGCTGGAATCCCCAGGCGACGAAGCGCACTAG
- a CDS encoding GNAT family N-acetyltransferase, whose amino-acid sequence MYRFRLARRSDLAAIVRLLADDDLGGTREIVSDPVDARYLSAFAAIEADANQLLAVATDAADRVVGCLQLSFVPGLSRTGMWRGQIESVRVASDLRGSGLGSHFIEWAIAQCAERGCGLVQLTSDKTRGDAIRFYEKLGFVASHEGLKLNL is encoded by the coding sequence ATGTATAGATTCAGGCTCGCCCGCCGGTCCGATCTTGCCGCCATCGTCCGGCTTCTGGCCGATGACGATCTTGGCGGCACCAGGGAGATCGTTTCGGATCCCGTCGACGCGCGTTACCTCTCGGCCTTCGCGGCGATCGAGGCGGACGCCAATCAGCTTCTGGCCGTCGCAACCGATGCGGCCGATCGGGTCGTCGGCTGTCTGCAGCTGAGTTTTGTTCCCGGTCTTTCGAGGACGGGCATGTGGCGCGGCCAGATCGAAAGCGTGCGTGTGGCAAGCGATCTTCGCGGCTCTGGCCTCGGCTCGCACTTCATCGAATGGGCGATCGCCCAATGCGCCGAGCGTGGTTGCGGCCTCGTGCAGCTGACATCGGACAAGACGCGGGGGGATGCGATCCGCTTCTACGAGAAGCTCGGTTTCGTCGCCAGCCATGAAGGTTTGAAACTCAATCTCTGA
- a CDS encoding DNA polymerase III subunit gamma/tau, producing MSDTERQSKDAASTGTGYRVLARKYRPKDFTDLMVGQEPMVRTLTNAFETGRIAQAYMLTGVRGVGKTTTARILARALNYQTSEIDKPTIDLRTPGEHCQAIMEGRHVDVIEMDAASHTGIDDIREIIEQVRYRPVSARYKVYIIDEVHMLSTQAFNGLLKTLEEPPEHVKFIFATTEIRKVPITVLSRCQRFDLRRISASDLVGLFTTIAAKEGIEAEADALAMIARAAEGSARDGLSLLDQAIAHGAGVVQAEAVRGMLGLADRARIVDLFQHIVKGDVAAALGEFQNQYEAGANPVVVLTDLADFTHLVTRLKYVPDAANDPSLSEVERTKAAEFAKGVAVTTLSRIWQMLLKGIPETEGSSRTAGAAEMVLIRLAHAAHLPAPEDAARRLAEFSGDNAGPRPSAPPSGNGGGNGTRVSYQNGVAARAAETAPSQPPSSAPVAMLRAVPSSQPETMSVGRIEPKPAEAPKPLVPVNSVNDIVNLATEKRDPKLKAMVRTFLRPVRIEAGRLDVSLAPGAPTTLLNELAVKLKEWTGIHWIVSLSRDDGQPTLVEAEARTREQHVIDARQDPDVAAILAHFPGAKIIDVRVRAPEPEEEGEVTPPAAAESEEGDILPGDDIEF from the coding sequence ATGAGCGACACCGAGCGACAATCAAAAGATGCCGCCTCGACGGGCACCGGATACCGGGTGCTGGCTCGCAAATACCGCCCCAAGGATTTCACGGACCTGATGGTCGGCCAGGAGCCGATGGTCCGCACCCTCACCAACGCCTTCGAAACCGGCCGCATCGCGCAGGCCTATATGCTGACCGGTGTGCGCGGCGTCGGCAAGACGACGACGGCGCGCATCCTGGCGCGGGCGCTGAACTACCAGACATCGGAAATCGACAAGCCGACGATCGACCTTCGCACGCCCGGCGAGCACTGCCAGGCGATCATGGAGGGCCGGCATGTCGACGTGATCGAGATGGACGCCGCCTCCCATACCGGTATCGACGATATCCGGGAGATCATCGAGCAAGTGCGCTACCGGCCGGTTTCGGCGCGCTACAAGGTCTATATCATCGACGAAGTGCATATGCTGTCGACGCAGGCCTTCAATGGCCTGTTGAAGACGCTGGAAGAGCCGCCGGAGCATGTGAAGTTCATCTTCGCCACCACCGAAATCCGCAAGGTGCCGATCACCGTGCTGTCGCGCTGCCAGCGCTTCGACCTGCGCCGCATCAGCGCCTCCGATCTCGTCGGGTTGTTCACAACAATCGCGGCCAAGGAAGGCATAGAGGCGGAAGCCGACGCGCTGGCGATGATCGCGCGTGCTGCCGAAGGCTCAGCGCGCGACGGCCTGTCGCTGCTCGACCAGGCGATTGCCCATGGCGCAGGCGTCGTGCAGGCGGAAGCCGTGCGCGGCATGCTCGGCCTTGCCGATCGCGCCCGGATCGTCGATCTCTTCCAGCATATCGTCAAAGGCGATGTGGCCGCAGCCCTCGGCGAGTTCCAGAACCAGTACGAGGCCGGCGCCAATCCTGTCGTGGTGCTGACCGACCTTGCCGATTTCACCCATCTGGTGACGCGGCTGAAATATGTGCCGGATGCGGCCAACGATCCTTCGCTCAGCGAGGTCGAGCGCACCAAGGCGGCGGAATTCGCCAAGGGCGTTGCGGTGACGACGCTGTCGCGAATCTGGCAGATGCTGCTCAAGGGCATTCCGGAAACGGAAGGCTCGTCACGGACGGCAGGGGCCGCCGAGATGGTGCTGATCCGGCTCGCGCATGCCGCCCATCTGCCGGCGCCCGAGGATGCGGCGCGGCGACTTGCCGAATTTTCCGGCGACAATGCCGGTCCGCGGCCCTCGGCTCCGCCGTCCGGCAATGGCGGCGGCAACGGGACACGGGTTTCCTATCAGAACGGTGTCGCGGCGCGTGCCGCAGAAACTGCGCCGAGCCAGCCACCGTCTTCCGCGCCGGTGGCGATGCTGCGTGCCGTGCCGAGCAGCCAGCCCGAGACCATGTCTGTCGGGCGGATCGAGCCAAAACCGGCGGAAGCACCGAAGCCGCTCGTCCCGGTCAATTCGGTCAATGATATCGTCAACCTCGCCACCGAGAAACGCGATCCGAAGCTGAAGGCGATGGTGCGCACCTTCCTGCGCCCCGTGCGGATCGAAGCCGGCCGGCTCGACGTCAGCCTGGCTCCCGGTGCGCCGACGACGCTGCTCAACGAGCTTGCCGTCAAGCTGAAGGAATGGACCGGCATCCACTGGATCGTCAGCCTCAGCCGCGACGATGGCCAGCCGACGCTTGTCGAAGCGGAGGCCAGGACCCGGGAACAGCATGTGATCGACGCGCGCCAGGACCCTGACGTGGCGGCAATCCTTGCGCATTTCCCCGGTGCCAAAATCATCGACGTGCGCGTACGGGCGCCCGAACCGGAGGAGGAAGGGGAGGTGACGCCGCCGGCCGCCGCCGAATCCGAGGAAGGTGACATCCTGCCGGGCGACGACATAGAATTCTAA
- a CDS encoding YbaB/EbfC family nucleoid-associated protein, giving the protein MRDIMGMMGKVKEMQAKMEQMQAEIAELTAEGKAGGGLVAVVISGKGELKSLKIDPSLFKEDDVEILEDLIVAAHKDAKDKAEALAAEKTKALTAGLPIPPGFKLPF; this is encoded by the coding sequence ATGCGCGACATCATGGGCATGATGGGCAAAGTCAAGGAAATGCAGGCCAAGATGGAGCAGATGCAGGCGGAGATCGCCGAGCTTACGGCCGAAGGCAAGGCGGGTGGCGGCCTCGTCGCCGTCGTCATATCGGGCAAGGGCGAGCTGAAGAGCCTGAAGATCGATCCGTCGCTGTTCAAGGAAGACGATGTCGAGATCCTCGAGGACCTGATCGTCGCCGCCCACAAGGACGCCAAGGACAAGGCCGAGGCGCTGGCCGCCGAAAAGACCAAGGCGCTGACCGCCGGCCTGCCGATCCCGCCCGGCTTCAAGCTGCCGTTCTGA
- the rimP gene encoding ribosome maturation factor RimP: MSDLTNADNEREPRLITETGLDQRLADIIEPVLVDLGFRLIRVRMMNQNGATMQVMAERNDGTMTVQDCEEVSMAISPVLDVEDPVDKEYHLEVSSPGIDRPMVRKSDFVRWQGHLVKCETSILIDNRKRFRGKIVEAGTDGFTLERDQIAYGEEQKVTIPFTALSDAKLILTDDLIRDALRADKLAKAQAANQNEADDEE, encoded by the coding sequence TTGTCGGATCTGACAAACGCAGACAACGAACGTGAGCCGCGGCTGATTACCGAAACCGGGCTCGACCAGCGTCTTGCTGATATCATCGAACCCGTTCTCGTCGACCTGGGCTTCCGGCTTATCCGCGTCCGCATGATGAACCAGAACGGCGCGACGATGCAGGTCATGGCCGAACGCAACGACGGCACGATGACGGTCCAGGATTGCGAAGAAGTCTCGATGGCGATTTCTCCCGTCCTCGATGTGGAAGATCCGGTCGATAAAGAGTATCATCTGGAAGTGTCTTCGCCCGGCATCGACCGTCCGATGGTGCGGAAATCCGATTTCGTCCGCTGGCAGGGCCACCTTGTGAAATGCGAGACGTCGATCTTGATCGACAATCGCAAGCGCTTCCGCGGCAAGATCGTCGAAGCAGGCACAGATGGTTTCACGCTCGAGCGTGACCAGATCGCCTATGGGGAAGAGCAGAAGGTCACCATTCCCTTCACGGCGCTTAGCGATGCGAAGCTCATTCTGACCGACGACCTGATCCGCGATGCGTTGCGCGCCGACAAGCTGGCGAAAGCCCAGGCCGCCAACCAGAACGAAGCGGACGACGAAGAATAA
- a CDS encoding lytic murein transglycosylase, which yields MPGRAEGGGPRQVISFIVILVTALMPLPALAASKADVEAQFEKWVQSDLWPEAKANGISEKVFQAAFSGITLNWNLPDLAPPGFPPPKEQKQTQAEFSSPAPYFNEDQLKKLAATGRGFAAQYGSTLKRIEKTYGVPGSIVLAIWGRETGFGAAKIPNSAIEVLATKAFMSTRREMFRTELVAALHILDGGDVTPANFKGSWAGALGQPQFMPTSYLKYAVDFDGDGHRNIWTSVPDTLASIANYLVKKGWQRDRDWGFEVSIPEAVSCAQEGPDLAKPLSHWASLGIDRISGKGFPSGEMKAEGMMLVPAGRDGPEFIVTPNFYIIKEYNNSDLYALYIGNLADRIAYNGGAFQGRWGDVGKMLRSDVAAMQKALERQGYDVGGSDGLPGYKTRRSIGQWQAKNGMKPTCFPEATMKGKLK from the coding sequence ATGCCCGGCAGGGCAGAGGGGGGTGGGCCGCGGCAGGTCATATCGTTTATCGTTATACTCGTAACCGCTCTGATGCCTCTGCCCGCCCTCGCCGCCTCCAAAGCCGATGTCGAGGCGCAGTTCGAAAAATGGGTGCAGAGCGACCTCTGGCCGGAGGCGAAGGCGAACGGCATTTCGGAGAAGGTCTTTCAAGCCGCTTTCTCCGGCATCACGCTGAACTGGAACTTGCCCGATCTTGCCCCGCCCGGTTTCCCGCCGCCGAAGGAGCAGAAGCAGACGCAGGCCGAATTTTCCTCGCCCGCTCCCTATTTCAACGAGGATCAGCTGAAAAAGCTTGCCGCAACGGGACGCGGCTTTGCCGCCCAATATGGCTCGACGCTGAAGCGGATCGAAAAGACCTATGGCGTGCCGGGCTCGATCGTGCTTGCCATCTGGGGCCGGGAGACGGGCTTCGGCGCCGCGAAGATCCCGAATTCGGCGATCGAGGTGCTGGCGACCAAGGCCTTCATGTCGACGCGCAGGGAGATGTTCCGCACCGAGCTGGTGGCCGCACTCCATATTCTCGACGGCGGCGACGTCACTCCTGCCAACTTCAAGGGTTCGTGGGCGGGCGCACTCGGCCAGCCGCAATTCATGCCGACCAGCTATCTAAAATATGCCGTGGATTTCGATGGCGACGGTCACCGCAATATCTGGACCTCGGTGCCCGATACGCTCGCCTCGATCGCCAATTACCTGGTCAAGAAAGGCTGGCAGCGCGACCGCGACTGGGGCTTCGAGGTGTCGATACCGGAGGCGGTCTCCTGCGCGCAGGAGGGACCCGATCTGGCAAAGCCGCTGTCGCACTGGGCCTCGCTCGGCATCGACCGCATCTCCGGCAAGGGCTTTCCCTCCGGCGAGATGAAGGCTGAGGGCATGATGCTGGTGCCGGCCGGCCGCGACGGACCGGAATTCATCGTCACCCCGAATTTCTACATCATCAAGGAATATAATAATTCCGATCTCTACGCGCTCTATATCGGCAATCTCGCCGACCGGATCGCCTATAATGGCGGCGCCTTCCAGGGCAGATGGGGCGATGTCGGCAAGATGCTGCGCTCGGACGTCGCCGCCATGCAGAAGGCGCTGGAACGGCAGGGCTATGATGTCGGTGGTTCCGACGGCCTGCCGGGCTACAAGACGCGGCGTTCGATCGGCCAGTGGCAGGCCAAGAACGGCATGAAGCCGACATGCTTTCCGGAGGCGACGATGAAGGGCAAGCTGAAGTAG
- a CDS encoding HIT domain-containing protein — MKGFSLDPRLENDSVSIMVTGLCDLRLSRDARWPWLILVPRRADITEIFELTPLDQVLLAFETELVAKALKEITGATKINVGALGNIVRQLHVHVIARFEGDANWPGPVWGFGRAEPYEDGKRDDFIAKLREALSS; from the coding sequence TTGAAAGGTTTCTCGCTCGATCCCCGGCTGGAAAACGACAGCGTCAGCATCATGGTCACCGGTCTCTGTGATCTGAGATTGTCGAGGGACGCCCGCTGGCCCTGGCTCATTCTCGTGCCGCGACGGGCGGACATCACCGAAATCTTCGAGCTGACGCCGCTCGACCAGGTGCTGCTTGCCTTCGAGACGGAGCTGGTCGCCAAGGCGCTGAAGGAGATCACCGGCGCGACAAAAATCAATGTCGGGGCTCTTGGCAATATCGTCCGCCAGCTTCATGTTCATGTCATTGCCCGCTTCGAAGGCGATGCCAATTGGCCGGGTCCCGTCTGGGGCTTCGGGCGCGCGGAACCCTACGAAGACGGAAAGAGAGACGATTTTATAGCGAAGCTGCGGGAAGCCCTTTCATCATGA